TTCGCCATCTTCCACGAGCACCCACCGACCCTTACGACGAAGCGCCCGCATGGACGAGCAGGACCTGATCTACGACTGGAACCGCACCGGGAACGCCTTCGACTACGGCGCGCTGCGGCCCGTCGAGTTGGACGACGAGACCCTGCGCGACGGCCTGCAGAGCCCGTCCGTGCTGGACCCGCCGATCGAGCAGAAGATCGAGATCCTGCACCTGATGGCGCGCCTGGGCATCGACACCGCGGACATCGGCCTCCCCGGAGCCGGCCCGCGCGCGGTCGAGGACGTGCGGGCGCTGGCGCGCGAGATCGTAGACGCGAAGCTGCCAATCGCCGCCAACTGCGCCGCGCGCACGGTAAGGGCGGACGTGGAGCCGATCGCGCGGATCAGCCAGGAGGTAGGCATCCCCATCGAGGCGTGCACCTTCATCGGATCCTCGCCCATCCGGGCGTACGCCGAGGGCTGGGACCTGGAGCGCATGCTCCGGGCGACGCGGGAGGGGGTGTCGTTCGCGGTCTCCGAGGGGCTGCCGGTGATGTTCGTGACCGAGGACACCACGCGCGCCAACCCGGACACGCTTAAGGCGCTCTACGGCGCCGCGATCGACGCGGGCGCGCGCCGGATCTGCCTCGCCGACACGGTCGGGCACGCGACCCCCAACGGCGTGCGCCAGCTCGTGCGCTGGGTCCGCCGCGAGATCGTC
This Gemmatimonadota bacterium DNA region includes the following protein-coding sequences:
- a CDS encoding LeuA family protein — encoded protein: MDEQDLIYDWNRTGNAFDYGALRPVELDDETLRDGLQSPSVLDPPIEQKIEILHLMARLGIDTADIGLPGAGPRAVEDVRALAREIVDAKLPIAANCAARTVRADVEPIARISQEVGIPIEACTFIGSSPIRAYAEGWDLERMLRATREGVSFAVSEGLPVMFVTEDTTRANPDTLKALYGAAIDAGARRICLADTVGHATPNGVRQLVRWVRREIVEAAGGGIKLDWHGHRDRGLGVPNCLAAIEEGIDRVHGTALGIGERVGNAEMDLLLVNLKLLGLHDYDLSALPAYCEAVARATGVPLTANYPVLGEDAFRTGTGVHAAAIIKAFKKGDDWLADLVYSGVPAAQFGRRQIIEIGPMSGMSNVKFWLSQRGFDAADEGLCARIFEVAKTCDHTLTEQEILACCRAHGAVPAA